A stretch of Microbacterium sp. LWH3-1.2 DNA encodes these proteins:
- a CDS encoding ABC transporter ATP-binding protein, giving the protein MELSSTDLGLAARVQQLTKTYGTGESTAHALDGVSVGIRRGEFTAIMGPSGSGKSTLMHIMAGLDAPSSGRAWIGDTDITGLSDLELTILRRRRVGFVFQAFNLVPTLDALGNILLPFDLDGRRPTTLERARIDGLVERLGLASRVNHRPHQLSGGQQQRVAIARALATSPDLVFADEPTGNLDSRAGREVLALLAVASREHGQSIAMVTHDPVAASHADRVLFLGDGRIVADKPRQSAEEISAYTLASELGALAVTS; this is encoded by the coding sequence ATGGAACTCTCATCGACCGACCTGGGCCTGGCCGCCCGGGTGCAGCAGCTCACCAAGACCTACGGAACCGGCGAGAGCACGGCGCACGCCCTCGACGGGGTGAGCGTCGGCATCCGCCGTGGCGAGTTCACCGCGATCATGGGCCCGTCGGGCTCGGGCAAGTCGACGCTCATGCACATCATGGCGGGCCTCGACGCGCCGTCGTCGGGGCGCGCGTGGATCGGCGACACCGACATCACGGGCCTGTCCGACCTCGAACTCACGATCCTGCGTCGCCGCCGCGTCGGGTTCGTGTTCCAGGCGTTCAACCTCGTGCCGACCCTCGACGCGCTGGGCAACATCCTGCTGCCGTTCGACCTCGACGGCCGCCGGCCCACGACGCTCGAGCGGGCGCGCATCGACGGCCTCGTCGAGCGTCTCGGCCTTGCCTCCCGCGTGAACCACAGGCCGCACCAGCTGTCGGGCGGCCAGCAGCAGCGCGTCGCGATCGCCCGCGCGCTCGCGACCTCGCCCGACCTCGTGTTCGCCGACGAGCCGACCGGCAATCTCGACTCGCGCGCGGGGCGCGAGGTGCTCGCGCTCCTGGCCGTGGCCAGCCGCGAGCACGGGCAGTCGATCGCGATGGTGACGCACGACCCGGTCGCGGCTTCCCACGCCGACCGCGTGCTGTTCCTCGGCGACGGACGCATCGTCGCCGACAAGCCCCGCCAGAGCGCCGAGGAGATCTCGGCCTACACGCTCGCCTCCGAGCTCGGCGCCCTGGCGGTGACGTCATGA